The following are encoded together in the Flavobacteriales bacterium genome:
- a CDS encoding DNA polymerase III subunit delta' → MLFSEVIGQDEVKERLIKSAREGRIAHAQLFTGSPATGKLPLAIAYAQYLSCTNKGEHDSCGQCASCKKYARLEHPDLHFSFPFAAPPKVKHPVSSNFLEEWRTFVKEEPYGSLFDWLSRLGVENKQGLINVDEAAHILKRLQLKPYESQFKIMVIWMPERMNLSAANKLLKVIEEPPQRTVFLLATEDEESLIGTIRSRTQAVRLKLLTEEQQMQALRENEEVLAQNGVAFVDFIRKAYLAHQKTGDLVVWVDGMAGWGRERLKQFLSYTSKVLRDALILNYDLRALQRIELQPPGFQLEKFAGFVHGGNIMEILEELNKAEYHIERNANAKVVLLDLGIKMNSLLHRKDASTDTA, encoded by the coding sequence ATGTTATTCTCGGAGGTCATAGGACAAGACGAGGTCAAGGAACGGTTGATCAAATCGGCCCGCGAAGGCCGCATAGCCCACGCCCAGCTGTTTACGGGTTCGCCGGCGACCGGCAAACTCCCCTTGGCCATCGCCTATGCCCAGTACCTCAGCTGCACCAACAAAGGCGAGCACGACAGCTGCGGCCAATGTGCCAGCTGCAAAAAGTATGCGCGGCTCGAGCATCCCGACCTGCATTTTTCGTTTCCCTTTGCGGCTCCCCCCAAGGTGAAGCATCCGGTAAGCTCCAATTTCTTGGAGGAGTGGCGCACATTCGTGAAGGAAGAGCCGTATGGATCGCTGTTCGATTGGCTCTCGCGCTTGGGCGTCGAGAACAAACAAGGACTCATCAATGTCGATGAAGCCGCCCACATCCTCAAACGACTTCAGCTAAAACCGTACGAAAGCCAATTCAAGATCATGGTGATCTGGATGCCGGAGCGCATGAACCTTAGTGCAGCCAACAAACTGCTCAAGGTCATCGAAGAGCCACCGCAGCGCACGGTATTTCTCTTAGCTACCGAAGATGAGGAGTCCCTCATTGGCACCATAAGGTCGAGGACGCAAGCGGTCCGACTCAAACTGCTCACTGAAGAGCAGCAAATGCAAGCCCTCCGCGAAAATGAAGAAGTACTGGCGCAAAATGGCGTGGCCTTTGTCGATTTTATTCGCAAAGCCTACCTTGCCCATCAAAAAACGGGCGACCTGGTGGTGTGGGTCGACGGCATGGCCGGTTGGGGACGCGAGCGCCTGAAGCAATTTTTGAGCTATACCTCAAAAGTGCTGCGCGATGCGCTCATCCTCAATTACGATTTGCGCGCGCTTCAGCGGATCGAGCTACAGCCGCCGGGATTTCAACTTGAAAAATTCGCAGGATTCGTTCACGGTGGCAACATCATGGAAATCTTGGAGGAGTTGAATAAGGCGGAATACCACATTGAACGCAACGCCAATGCCAAGGTGGTTTTACTCGACTTAGGAATCAAGATGAACTCACTTCTTCATCGGAAAGACGCTTCAACCGATACAGCGTAA
- a CDS encoding GNAT family N-acetyltransferase — MTAKDREAVFAYRGDKEINQYQGWVPERLEDVDSWLGKRPAEINTPGTWFQLVILDNGHLEVIGDIGLHFPKDENDICWLGCTLRKADHGKGLASECLESVMLFLHDALQKEGVVAYIKEKNFPSRRLFERLGFKNVAVEEGDLYKYFRTLPI, encoded by the coding sequence ATGACCGCAAAGGACCGCGAAGCTGTATTTGCGTACCGGGGCGACAAAGAGATCAATCAATATCAAGGCTGGGTTCCAGAGAGGCTTGAAGATGTCGATTCCTGGTTGGGAAAGAGGCCTGCGGAAATCAATACACCAGGCACCTGGTTTCAACTCGTCATTCTTGATAATGGCCACTTGGAAGTCATTGGAGATATCGGCCTACATTTTCCGAAAGACGAAAACGACATATGCTGGTTGGGGTGCACGCTTCGAAAAGCAGATCATGGCAAAGGGCTAGCCAGCGAATGTCTCGAGTCCGTTATGCTTTTTCTCCACGATGCCCTCCAAAAAGAAGGAGTCGTCGCTTATATCAAAGAGAAAAACTTTCCGTCTAGACGACTATTCGAACGACTCGGGTTCAAGAATGTAGCCGTCGAAGAAGGTGACCTTTACAAGTATTTTCGCACCTTGCCTATATGA
- a CDS encoding transglycosylase domain-containing protein yields MAANNTSFKKYLTWLWFLALAPVVGIILIMFMASWGWFGPLPTVEELENPKNYLASEIVSADGKVIGKYFLENRTHVRFEELSPYLPQALIATEDERYLSHSGIDFRGLARAIAKLGSSGGASTISQQLSKMLFTEQVASSKFQRVFQKFKEWIIAVELERRYTKEEILVMYLNRYDFLNLAVGIESAAQIYFNSSVDSLDVLESATLVGMLKNSSYYNPRLFPERVVERRNVVLSQMVRNDFLSRLEADSLKKIPMELDYQRAGHNDGLAPYFREYLRGFMREWIDKNPKPDGTEYNLYTDGLKIYTTVDSRMQQYAEESMRAHMSNLQRVFYRHWEGRKNAPFQDLGSADIERLMQQAVRRSERYRVARKNDLPRDSIDLEFNTPREMSVFSWDGEIDTVMTPMDSIRYYKWFLQTGMLSMDPETGFIKAWVGGIDHKHFKYDHVRLGKRQVGSTFKPFVYVTAIDQKKYSPCYEVPNVPVRFEKEEWGLLKDWQPKNSDDEYGGQLSLKQGLAESVNTITAYLMKQVGPKPVIEMARNLGVEGEIPEQPAICLGTPDLSLHEMVGAYGTFANDGIYTEPTAVLRIEDKYGVVLAEFNPMTREVMSAETAYTAVSLLQGVTEYGTGIRLRTKWGDYSYINDVVTGYPYEFENPIAGKTGTTQNHSDGWFMGMVPNLVTGVWVGAEDRAAHFRSIAYGQGATMALPIWANYMKKCYADKTLTVSKAEFDPPESGVGIELNCEVYEQKQKANNVNFDEIEF; encoded by the coding sequence ATGGCTGCGAATAATACGAGCTTCAAAAAATATTTAACATGGCTCTGGTTCTTGGCCCTTGCGCCGGTCGTTGGAATCATATTAATTATGTTCATGGCGAGCTGGGGGTGGTTTGGTCCATTGCCCACTGTGGAAGAGTTAGAAAACCCCAAGAATTACCTGGCCAGCGAGATTGTTTCCGCCGACGGGAAGGTCATTGGAAAGTACTTTCTGGAGAACAGAACTCATGTTCGATTCGAGGAGCTTTCACCTTATCTTCCCCAGGCCCTGATAGCGACTGAAGATGAACGATACCTTAGTCATAGTGGAATTGACTTTAGGGGATTAGCAAGAGCCATCGCCAAATTAGGTAGCTCGGGTGGTGCGAGTACTATTTCTCAGCAACTATCGAAGATGCTCTTTACCGAACAGGTCGCCAGCAGCAAATTTCAAAGAGTTTTCCAGAAATTCAAGGAGTGGATCATAGCCGTGGAACTGGAGAGAAGGTATACCAAGGAGGAAATTTTGGTCATGTATCTAAACCGCTATGACTTTCTCAATCTGGCGGTTGGAATTGAATCAGCTGCTCAGATTTATTTTAACTCATCGGTGGATTCATTAGACGTTTTGGAATCGGCCACCTTGGTGGGTATGCTCAAGAATTCAAGTTACTACAACCCGAGACTTTTCCCGGAAAGGGTTGTAGAACGCCGCAACGTGGTATTGAGCCAAATGGTGCGCAATGATTTTTTATCTCGGCTCGAGGCAGACAGTCTTAAAAAAATTCCGATGGAACTGGACTATCAGCGGGCTGGGCACAACGATGGTCTTGCGCCGTACTTCAGGGAATATTTGCGGGGCTTCATGAGAGAATGGATCGATAAAAACCCGAAGCCCGATGGCACTGAGTATAATTTATATACAGACGGACTTAAAATATACACGACGGTTGATTCTCGGATGCAGCAATATGCTGAAGAGTCCATGAGGGCTCATATGAGCAATTTGCAGCGTGTGTTTTACAGGCATTGGGAAGGGAGAAAGAACGCGCCGTTTCAGGACTTAGGCTCGGCAGATATAGAGCGGCTTATGCAGCAGGCCGTCCGAAGAAGTGAGCGATATAGGGTGGCCAGAAAGAATGATCTACCCCGCGATAGTATTGATCTCGAATTCAACACACCGCGGGAAATGAGTGTCTTCTCTTGGGATGGAGAAATAGACACGGTTATGACCCCGATGGACTCGATTCGATACTACAAATGGTTTTTGCAAACGGGAATGTTGAGTATGGATCCGGAAACGGGCTTCATCAAAGCTTGGGTTGGCGGAATTGACCACAAACACTTCAAGTATGATCATGTGAGACTTGGGAAAAGGCAGGTTGGCTCCACGTTTAAGCCATTCGTTTATGTGACTGCCATAGATCAAAAGAAATATTCGCCCTGCTATGAGGTACCTAATGTGCCAGTCCGATTCGAAAAAGAAGAGTGGGGGTTGTTGAAGGATTGGCAACCGAAGAATTCGGATGATGAGTATGGTGGGCAGCTTTCCTTAAAGCAAGGATTGGCAGAATCGGTGAATACGATTACCGCTTATCTGATGAAACAGGTTGGCCCGAAACCGGTCATCGAAATGGCGCGAAATTTAGGTGTTGAAGGTGAAATTCCCGAGCAACCGGCCATCTGTCTTGGAACACCTGATCTCAGTTTGCACGAAATGGTAGGTGCCTACGGGACGTTTGCGAACGATGGGATTTACACGGAACCCACCGCGGTCCTGCGCATCGAAGATAAATATGGCGTTGTACTTGCGGAGTTTAATCCCATGACAAGGGAAGTGATGAGTGCAGAAACGGCTTACACCGCTGTTAGTTTATTGCAGGGTGTTACAGAATACGGAACAGGAATTCGATTGAGAACAAAATGGGGCGACTATAGCTACATAAATGACGTCGTGACGGGGTATCCATACGAGTTCGAAAACCCCATCGCCGGAAAAACGGGAACGACCCAAAACCACAGTGACGGTTGGTTCATGGGTATGGTGCCGAACCTCGTGACGGGGGTTTGGGTAGGTGCTGAAGACCGAGCTGCTCACTTTAGGAGTATCGCGTACGGACAAGGTGCGACCATGGCCCTGCCGATTTGGGCAAATTATATGAAGAAATGCTATGCCGATAAGACCTTGACGGTTTCAAAAGCGGAGTTTGACCCGCCCGAATCGGGGGTCGGAATCGAGCTCAACTGTGAAGTCTACGAGCAAAAGCAGAAGGCCAATAATGTTAACTTTGACGAAATCGAGTTCTGA
- a CDS encoding CoA transferase subunit B, with product MLDKHGIAKRIAQELEDGYYVNLGIGIPTLVANYVADDIDVEFQSENGILGMGPFPFDGDEDPDLINAGKQTIIARKGAVFFDSATSFAMIRGQHVQLTVLGAMEIADNGDIANWKIPGKMVKGMGGAMDLVASAENIIVAMMHTNKAGQSKLLNECTLPITGVQCVKRVVTNMAVLDIDERGFILLERAPGISVEEIKIATEGRLVIEGEIPEMKIEA from the coding sequence ATGCTCGATAAACACGGAATCGCCAAACGGATAGCCCAGGAATTAGAAGACGGATACTACGTCAACCTTGGGATTGGAATTCCTACACTCGTCGCCAACTATGTCGCGGATGACATTGACGTAGAATTTCAGTCGGAGAACGGAATCTTAGGAATGGGACCATTCCCTTTTGATGGCGACGAAGATCCGGATTTGATCAACGCGGGCAAACAGACCATCATTGCCAGAAAAGGAGCCGTTTTTTTTGATTCGGCTACCAGCTTTGCCATGATCCGAGGACAGCACGTCCAACTCACCGTATTGGGAGCCATGGAAATTGCCGATAATGGCGATATCGCCAATTGGAAGATCCCTGGAAAAATGGTTAAAGGAATGGGAGGCGCCATGGACCTGGTAGCCAGTGCAGAGAATATAATAGTGGCTATGATGCACACCAATAAAGCCGGCCAAAGCAAACTGCTCAACGAATGCACCCTGCCCATAACAGGCGTTCAATGTGTCAAGAGAGTCGTTACAAATATGGCTGTGCTCGATATTGACGAACGCGGCTTTATATTGCTGGAACGCGCCCCAGGAATTTCGGTGGAGGAGATTAAAATCGCAACCGAAGGCCGACTCGTCATTGAAGGGGAAATACCGGAGATGAAGATCGAAGCATAA
- a CDS encoding CoA transferase subunit A, with protein sequence MIKKAVANAQEAIEGVHDGMTLMLGGFGLCGIPENCIAALRDAGVKDLTCISNNAGVDDFGLGLLLQKRQIKKMISSYVGENALFEKQMLSGELEVDLIPQGSLAERCRAGGAGIPAFYTPAGYGTEVGEGKEVRIFGGKPHILETALTAEFAFVKAWKGDEAGNLVYKGTARNFNPPMAMAGKITVAEVEELVPAGELDPAQIHTPGIFVQRIFQGVNYEKRIEQRTVRPKSN encoded by the coding sequence ATGATCAAAAAAGCAGTCGCTAACGCACAGGAAGCAATTGAGGGAGTTCACGATGGCATGACCCTGATGTTGGGTGGTTTTGGCCTTTGTGGAATCCCAGAGAACTGTATTGCGGCTCTTCGAGATGCCGGTGTTAAGGATCTTACTTGTATATCGAATAACGCCGGAGTTGATGATTTTGGGCTTGGCTTATTGCTTCAAAAAAGGCAGATCAAAAAAATGATCAGCTCTTACGTGGGCGAGAACGCCCTTTTCGAGAAACAGATGTTGAGCGGTGAGCTGGAGGTCGATTTGATTCCTCAAGGTAGTTTGGCCGAGCGATGCCGTGCGGGAGGAGCCGGAATACCGGCATTCTATACCCCGGCGGGATACGGCACTGAGGTCGGAGAAGGAAAAGAAGTGAGGATCTTCGGTGGCAAGCCCCATATTTTAGAAACGGCCTTGACCGCAGAATTTGCTTTCGTTAAAGCATGGAAGGGCGACGAAGCCGGAAATCTCGTTTACAAAGGAACCGCCAGGAATTTTAATCCACCCATGGCCATGGCCGGCAAGATTACCGTCGCTGAGGTCGAAGAGCTAGTTCCGGCCGGAGAGCTTGACCCGGCCCAAATTCACACTCCGGGCATATTTGTCCAGCGAATCTTCCAGGGAGTGAATTATGAAAAGAGAATTGAGCAACGAACCGTAAGGCCTAAATCAAACTGA
- a CDS encoding ABC transporter ATP-binding protein: MKPLLQIEDLVTEFRSDGTYKPAVKGVSFFVGRGETVGVVGESGSGKSVTSLSIMRLIQEPPGRISNGRILFHDSNGDPTDLLSLPRGRMRNYRGNKIGMIFQEPMTSLNPVFTCGDQVMEALLEHRTKNKKEAKRLTLELFEKVKLPRPEAIFKSYPHQISGGQKQRVMIAMAISCKPDLLIADEPTTALDVTVQKTILDLIKELQEEMGMGVIFITHDLGVVADIADKVVVMYRGEVVETGDTEAIFNSPEHPYTKGLLACRPPLDHRVTKLPTVKDFLDEVEEDRREDPSRREAHIRALCAQDSMIRVRDLRTWFPANKSFWGKPLDWVKAVDGVSFDVFPGETLGLVGESGCGKTTLGRTILQLQDAHSGSVTYAGRELIGLSKAEMRPLRKDLQIIFQDPYSSLNPRMTIGKAIQEPMEVHGLHGRRSRKDKVIELLEKVGLNAEHYQRYPHEFSGGQRQRIGIARALAVEPRFIVCDESVSALDVSVQAQVLNLLNDLKHEFGLTYIFISHDLSVVKHMSDRMIVMNNGLIEEYGDAEKIYADPASEYTRELIEAIPGRGR; this comes from the coding sequence CACCTCCCTGAGTATCATGCGCCTGATCCAGGAACCTCCGGGCCGAATATCGAATGGTCGCATTCTATTTCACGACTCGAACGGCGATCCCACGGATCTTCTTTCACTGCCTCGCGGCAGGATGCGCAACTATCGAGGTAATAAGATCGGTATGATCTTCCAGGAACCCATGACTTCATTGAACCCCGTTTTCACCTGTGGGGATCAGGTCATGGAGGCATTACTTGAGCACCGTACCAAGAATAAAAAAGAAGCTAAACGCCTCACGCTCGAACTCTTCGAAAAAGTAAAACTTCCGCGGCCCGAAGCGATCTTCAAGAGCTATCCGCACCAGATCTCGGGCGGACAAAAACAACGGGTGATGATCGCCATGGCCATCAGCTGTAAGCCCGATTTACTCATCGCTGATGAGCCCACCACGGCTCTCGATGTAACCGTTCAGAAGACCATTTTGGATCTCATCAAGGAGCTTCAGGAAGAAATGGGCATGGGCGTCATTTTCATTACCCACGACTTAGGAGTAGTAGCGGATATCGCTGACAAGGTAGTGGTGATGTATCGAGGTGAAGTGGTGGAAACGGGTGACACCGAGGCCATTTTCAACAGCCCCGAACACCCCTATACCAAAGGTTTACTCGCCTGCCGACCACCCCTTGATCACCGGGTCACCAAGCTACCTACTGTGAAGGACTTTTTGGATGAAGTTGAAGAAGACCGGCGAGAGGACCCATCGCGCCGAGAGGCGCATATCCGTGCACTTTGCGCACAGGATTCGATGATTCGGGTCCGTGATCTGCGCACCTGGTTCCCGGCCAATAAGAGTTTTTGGGGTAAGCCTCTCGACTGGGTCAAAGCCGTGGACGGCGTTAGCTTCGATGTTTTTCCGGGCGAAACGCTCGGTCTGGTGGGTGAATCTGGATGCGGTAAAACTACCCTAGGACGCACCATACTTCAGCTTCAGGATGCACATTCCGGAAGCGTGACGTATGCGGGACGCGAACTCATTGGCCTGTCGAAGGCCGAAATGCGACCACTCCGAAAAGACCTTCAGATCATATTTCAAGACCCCTACTCGAGCTTGAACCCGCGCATGACCATTGGAAAGGCCATTCAAGAACCGATGGAGGTACACGGATTGCACGGTCGACGCTCGCGGAAAGATAAAGTGATCGAACTGCTCGAGAAAGTGGGGTTGAACGCAGAACACTACCAGCGGTATCCGCATGAGTTTTCGGGCGGACAAAGACAGCGGATCGGCATTGCCCGCGCATTGGCCGTAGAACCGCGGTTCATCGTTTGCGACGAGTCCGTTAGCGCCCTCGACGTTAGTGTTCAAGCCCAAGTGCTCAACTTGCTGAACGATCTTAAACACGAGTTTGGGTTAACGTATATCTTTATTTCGCACGACCTCAGCGTGGTGAAACACATGAGTGATCGAATGATCGTAATGAACAATGGGCTAATAGAAGAGTATGGGGATGCTGAGAAGATCTACGCCGATCCGGCATCGGAATATACCCGCGAACTTATTGAGGCCATTCCGGGGCGCGGACGCTAA
- a CDS encoding gliding motility lipoprotein GldH, with the protein MVQKNIENSLFLILLACALTLTSCDRSRVFESYREVGSAGWHMDSVMTFHWEPSGEHFRYDGFMALRVNAEYSYQNLYVFVDQKYPNGEGRRDTVNYRLAAPSGALLGKGAGAVKEFRLPIFIGGELPGDGEYSISLTHGMRDTQLVGIEDVGFRLALTSGDS; encoded by the coding sequence ATGGTGCAGAAAAACATCGAAAATAGCCTTTTTTTGATTCTACTGGCATGTGCGTTAACGCTTACATCTTGTGACCGATCAAGAGTATTTGAAAGTTATCGGGAGGTGGGAAGCGCCGGTTGGCATATGGATTCAGTTATGACCTTTCACTGGGAGCCTTCAGGTGAGCATTTTCGGTACGATGGCTTCATGGCCTTGAGAGTGAATGCCGAATACTCCTACCAAAACCTGTATGTTTTTGTAGATCAGAAGTACCCGAACGGAGAAGGTAGGCGTGACACGGTCAACTACAGATTGGCGGCCCCCAGTGGTGCGCTTTTGGGCAAGGGAGCTGGGGCAGTAAAAGAATTTCGCCTACCGATATTTATCGGTGGAGAGTTACCGGGCGATGGAGAATATTCAATTTCACTGACACATGGAATGCGCGACACACAATTGGTGGGCATTGAGGACGTTGGTTTTAGACTGGCATTGACTTCTGGAGATTCTTGA
- a CDS encoding decarboxylase: MRSTIFILALLLLCCSRPSVQVTNVPVHHAGALQNFMHYGDISAKLDLLQLQESQGIYALGARADLKGEVLILDGQPLISYSDRGKVALDFSWDHDASLIVYASVSEWANFNIPKQISTPKELEAFIDSIASKLGMDTEKPFPFMIFGEIERANWHVVDWPTGDSVHTHEKHITSGPHGIIQNEEVQILGFFSKHHQAIFTRHTTFMHLHLVTADNRLAAHLDEAKWGNEMTLALPKK; encoded by the coding sequence ATGCGTTCAACAATCTTCATCCTTGCTCTCCTTTTGCTTTGCTGCAGCAGACCATCAGTGCAGGTTACGAATGTACCCGTTCATCATGCGGGTGCGCTGCAAAATTTCATGCATTATGGCGATATCTCGGCCAAATTAGACCTCCTCCAATTACAGGAAAGCCAAGGCATTTACGCACTTGGAGCCCGAGCTGATCTCAAAGGAGAGGTCCTTATCCTCGATGGACAGCCCTTAATAAGCTACAGCGACAGAGGAAAAGTTGCCCTCGATTTTTCCTGGGATCACGACGCCTCCTTGATCGTCTATGCTTCAGTTAGTGAGTGGGCAAATTTTAATATCCCGAAACAAATTTCGACACCAAAAGAACTAGAAGCTTTTATTGATTCCATTGCTTCCAAATTAGGAATGGACACAGAAAAACCATTCCCCTTTATGATTTTCGGCGAAATCGAAAGGGCGAATTGGCACGTGGTCGATTGGCCGACGGGCGATTCAGTACACACCCATGAAAAGCACATTACTTCAGGACCGCATGGAATCATCCAGAACGAGGAAGTCCAAATCCTCGGATTTTTCTCTAAGCATCATCAAGCTATTTTCACCCGCCACACCACCTTCATGCACCTTCATCTGGTTACTGCGGATAATCGCTTGGCGGCGCATCTCGACGAAGCCAAATGGGGAAATGAAATGACGCTCGCATTGCCAAAAAAATGA
- a CDS encoding phosphoglycerate kinase, whose protein sequence is MRTIDDINFAGQRALIRVDFNVSLNDRFEITDDNRIQAALATIQKIRQDGGNVVLMSHLGRPKKGPEEAFSLRHLLSHLSEVIGTDVQFADDCIGADALSKSQKLGAGHVLLLENLRFYGEETAGDADFAKKLSELGDVYVNDAFGTAHRAHASTAVIAQFFPEKKYFGYVMAGEIENVQKVLDSDEHPVVAILGGAKVSSKITIIEKLLPRVDAIIIGGGMSYTFAKAAGGSMGQSLVEEEHLSTVEHINKAAAEHKVTIHLPVDSVNGDKFANDAEIQTSSAVDIPDGWMGLDIGPETIARYSEVIKDAATILWNGPMGVFEMENFAAGTKAIGEAICQATEKGAFSLVGGGDSVAAAKQYGIADRVSYVSTGGGAMLEYLEGKELPGIAAVLSS, encoded by the coding sequence ATGCGCACCATTGACGACATCAACTTTGCGGGCCAACGGGCCCTTATTCGGGTCGACTTCAACGTATCCTTGAACGACCGATTCGAAATAACGGACGACAACCGCATACAGGCGGCCTTGGCGACCATACAAAAGATTCGCCAAGACGGCGGCAATGTAGTGCTTATGTCGCACCTCGGTCGCCCCAAGAAAGGGCCCGAAGAAGCCTTTAGCCTGCGTCACTTGTTGAGCCATTTGAGCGAGGTCATCGGAACAGATGTTCAATTTGCCGACGATTGCATCGGCGCTGATGCCTTGTCGAAAAGTCAAAAACTCGGTGCCGGCCATGTGCTGTTGTTGGAGAACCTTCGTTTTTACGGCGAGGAAACGGCTGGTGATGCCGACTTCGCCAAGAAGCTCAGCGAGTTGGGCGATGTGTATGTGAACGACGCGTTTGGAACGGCACACCGCGCTCATGCCAGCACGGCGGTGATCGCGCAATTTTTCCCTGAAAAGAAATACTTCGGTTATGTCATGGCCGGGGAGATCGAGAATGTACAAAAGGTGCTCGACAGCGATGAGCATCCGGTCGTGGCGATCTTGGGTGGTGCCAAGGTGAGCAGCAAGATCACCATCATCGAAAAGCTGTTACCCCGCGTCGATGCCATCATTATCGGTGGTGGAATGAGCTACACCTTTGCCAAAGCGGCGGGCGGTAGCATGGGTCAATCGCTGGTCGAAGAAGAGCATTTGAGCACCGTAGAACACATCAACAAGGCCGCGGCGGAGCATAAAGTGACCATTCACCTGCCGGTCGACAGCGTGAATGGCGATAAATTCGCCAACGATGCGGAGATCCAAACCAGCTCGGCCGTGGATATTCCCGACGGATGGATGGGCCTGGACATCGGTCCGGAGACCATTGCGCGGTACAGCGAGGTTATCAAAGACGCTGCCACTATTTTGTGGAACGGTCCTATGGGGGTGTTCGAAATGGAGAATTTTGCGGCCGGAACCAAGGCCATCGGCGAAGCCATTTGCCAGGCAACTGAAAAGGGTGCCTTTAGCTTGGTCGGCGGTGGTGACTCCGTCGCAGCGGCCAAGCAATACGGTATTGCCGATCGCGTGAGCTACGTCAGCACCGGTGGTGGGGCTATGTTGGAGTATTTAGAGGGGAAGGAGTTGCCGGGGATTGCGGCTGTTCTTAGTTCTTAG
- a CDS encoding glycosyltransferase family 2 protein, which yields MNPSLPTLSIIIPAYNEEATLYTLLEKVYEAGLPEGINKEIIVINDASSDGTAGELDRFRSEYDPSRLQYFEQPINEGKGAAIHMGIELAKGDYLIVQDADLEYDPQEFSRLIQPALDGFADVVYGSRFMGGYAHRMLFFWHSIGNQVLTTLSNMLCNLNLSDMETCYKLIRADIAKSLNLKEKRFGFEPEVTAKLSRVPKIRIYEVGISYYGRTYEEGKKIGWRDGFRTIYCILKYNLWAKN from the coding sequence ATGAATCCTTCTTTGCCAACCTTATCAATCATAATTCCAGCTTATAACGAAGAGGCCACGCTTTATACCCTGTTGGAAAAGGTTTATGAAGCGGGGCTGCCTGAAGGGATTAATAAAGAAATCATTGTCATTAACGATGCTTCTTCCGATGGCACGGCAGGTGAATTGGATCGCTTTAGAAGTGAGTATGATCCATCACGACTTCAATATTTTGAGCAACCCATTAATGAAGGAAAGGGTGCTGCCATCCACATGGGAATAGAATTGGCAAAGGGCGATTATCTCATTGTTCAAGATGCAGATCTCGAGTATGACCCGCAGGAATTCAGTAGACTTATACAACCTGCTCTTGACGGGTTCGCTGATGTCGTTTACGGTTCTCGATTCATGGGCGGATACGCCCACCGCATGCTGTTCTTTTGGCACAGCATCGGAAACCAAGTCCTGACCACCCTTTCCAATATGCTCTGCAACCTCAACCTGAGCGATATGGAAACGTGCTACAAGCTTATTCGGGCCGATATTGCCAAATCGCTGAATCTCAAAGAAAAGCGTTTCGGATTCGAGCCCGAGGTGACCGCTAAGCTCTCCCGAGTGCCGAAAATCCGCATCTACGAGGTCGGAATCAGCTACTACGGACGCACCTACGAAGAGGGTAAAAAGATTGGCTGGCGCGATGGCTTTCGCACGATTTACTGTATTCTCAAGTACAACCTATGGGCGAAAAACTGA